Proteins encoded within one genomic window of Natator depressus isolate rNatDep1 chromosome 1, rNatDep2.hap1, whole genome shotgun sequence:
- the LOC141997333 gene encoding interferon-induced GTP-binding protein Mx1-like, whose translation MNKSQGCCVKHTAAVQWAESEEYHQEKMKQQGGIYNFQERQNKNAEHTLYNQYEEKIRPCIDLIDSLRALGVEKDLALPAIAVIGDQSSGKSSVLEALSGVALPRGSGIVTRCPLVLKLKKLAPQQEWKGKISYRDIDDELHDPSVVEKEIRKAQDAMAGEGVGISQELISLEISSPNVPDLTLIDLPGIARVAVGNQPQDIGEQIKKLIKKFIAKQETINLIVVPSNVDIATTEALKMAQEVDPDGERTLGILTKPDLVDKGTESSVVDIVRNLVIHLRKGYMIVKCRGQQDIHDKLTLASAIQKEREFFEQHEHFRVLLDENKATIPILAEKLTSELVEHINKSLPVLEEQINIQLQKTTEELRKYGKGTPKAEGEKLFFLIDKIKLFNQDIVSSVAGEEKLFENEIRLFTKIRTEFQKWGKILDGSALTVRKTIQDEVWRFEKQYRGRELPGFVSYKAFETIVRQQIMVLEEPAIEILKKVNELVRKSFTEVAKDHFKDFHNLNRAVKDKIEDIRDKQAQEAETMIRVQFKMEQLVYCQDNVYSQDLKVIREETPKEAANSLKPASSVFNFGTVPTQNHSAIKEMAYHLEAYFSSAGKRLSSQIPLIIQFYILQDFGDKLQNSILQLLQEKEKLNFFLQERKDTADRRQFLSGRIDRLTRARLCLIKFSVL comes from the exons AACGCAGAACACACCTTGTACAACCAATATGAGGAGAAAATCCGTCCCTGTATTGATCTCATTGACTCCCTGAGAGCGCTTGGAGTAGAAAAGGACCTGGCTTTGCCAGCAATTGCAGTGATTGGAGACCAGAGTTCTGGAAAAAGCTCGGTTCTAGAAGCCCTGTCCGGAGTTGCTCTCCCTAGAGGCAGTG GTATTGTTACCAGATGTCCCTTAGTGCTCAAACTGAAAAAACTGGCTCCTCAGCAGGAATGGAAAGGGAAAATTAGTTACCGGGATATAGATGATGAACTCCATGATCCCTCAGTggtggaaaaagaaataagaaaag CCCAGGATGCAATGGCTGGTGAAGGAGTAGGCATTAGCCAGGAATTAATTTCCCTCGAAATTAGCTCTCCGAATGTTCCAGATCTGACACTGATTGATCTGCCAGGGATTGCTAGGGTGGCTGTAGGGAATCAGCCACAAGACATTGGAGAACAG ATCAAAAAGCTAATTAAAAAATTTATTGCTAAGCAAGAGACTATAAATTTGATAGTGGTGCCAAGTAATGTGGATATCGCAACAACAGAGGCACTGAAAATGGCTCAAGAGGTAGACCCTGATGGAGAGAGAACTCTAG GGATCCTGACAAAACCAGATTTGGTGGACAAAGGAACTGAGTCGTCAGTTGTTGATATTGTACGAAACCTTGTCATCCACCTAAGGAAGGGTTATATGATTGTTAAATGTCGTGGGCAGCAAGACATTCATGACAAGCTCACCCTGGCCTCTGCAAtccagaaggagagagaattcTTTGAGCAGCATGAACATTTTAG AGTTCTTCTGGATGAAAACAAGGCCACTATCCCCATTTTGGCAGAGAAACTTACAAGTGAGCTTGTGGAACACATTAAT AAATCTTTGCCTGTTTTAGAAGAGCAAATAAACATTCAACTCCAAAAAACAACTGAAGAGTTACGCAAATATGGCAAAGGCACACCAAAAGCAGAAGGCGAGAAGTTATTTTTCCTAATAGAT AAAATCAAACTGTTTAATCAAGACATCGTGAGTTCAGTGGCAGGAGAAGAAAAGTTGTTTGAAAATGAAATTAGACTGTTCACAAAAATCCGCACGGAGTTTCAAAAATGGGGGAAGATACTTGATGGCAGTGCATTGACTG TTAGGAAAACTATACAAGATGAAGTGTGGAGATTTGAAAAACAGTATCGTGGAAGAGAGCTCCCAGGGTTTGTCAGTTACAAGGCATTTGAGACTATTGTAAGACAGCAAATCATGGTACTAGAAGAACCAGCTATTGAGATACTGAAGAAAGTAAATG AACTTGTCCGAAAATCTTTTACAGAAGTTGCCAAAGATCATTTTAAGGATTTTCACAATCTTAACAGAGCTGTTAAG GACAAAATTGAAGACATTAGAGACAAACAAGCACAGGAAGCCGAAACAATGATCCGAGTCCAGTTTAAAATGGAGCAGCTTGTATACTGCCAGGACAATGTTTACAGCCAAGACTTAAAAGTTATCAGGGAAGAAACACCAAAGGAAGCAGCCAACAGTCTGAAACCAGCCTCCTCAGTTTTCAATTTTGGAACTGTTCCAACCCAGAACCACTCTGCCATTAAGGAAATGGCTTATCACCTTGAGGCATATTTCAGT AGTGCAGGTAAACGTCTCTCCAGCCAGATTCCTCTGATCATCCAATTCTACATCCTTCAGGACTTTGGAGATAAATTACAGAATTCAATACTGCAACttttacaagaaaaagaaaaattgaacTTCTTTCTTCAGGAACGGAAAGACACTGCCGATCGGAGGCAGTTTCTGAGTGGACGAATTGATCGTCTGACACGAGCTCGCCTTTGCTTAATAAAATTTTCTGTGCTGTAG